A single Tenacibaculum sp. Bg11-29 DNA region contains:
- a CDS encoding sensor histidine kinase codes for MIKIRKELFINTVLVLFSLTVFSSTTKIKKDSSYIYFNKGIKAIKLNKAYLAYKYILKAKKKYLKREKFDSVFICNIKLYDIVRSQKKLNKNPLQYLKENLCYKTKDTINIIATKNRLASYFFNQNSPTKSAKYYKESLKLCLKINRRDYAQNAYINLGLLYSIKKPDSANHFLNKALNSTSINNPDKLVSIYINLINLYQKQKKYHKAIKMLKKAKELNLSQYNLKYQKIIYKKLAHCYQQLGNYPKAYNYQQDYISYKDSLNTKQQNIAITELDTKHEVVEKEKENLQLKQNNLISKQKIRQSKNLFYGTLVFLFLVGTTGFLFLKNSKKKRLLAEQQKELEKQKNLTLLKEQEIMAINAMIKGQEKERIRIAEDLHDNIGSVLATLKLHFENLKLNREKKHFNQDELYEKTENLIDETYLKVRSIAHAKNAGVIANKGLLVAIKIMAEKISDANKIDIHVLDFGLNKRLDNNLEITIFRLIQELITNIIKHANATEATINISLFDKNLNIIVEDNGKGFNYNKTTLKEGMGINSIQTRIKYLNGTFNVDSTISKGTSIIMDIPVI; via the coding sequence ATGATTAAAATTAGAAAAGAATTATTTATAAATACTGTTTTAGTCTTATTTTCTTTAACAGTATTTTCTTCTACAACAAAAATTAAAAAAGACTCTTCTTATATTTACTTTAACAAGGGAATTAAAGCTATTAAACTAAATAAAGCTTACCTAGCCTACAAATATATCTTAAAAGCAAAAAAAAAATATTTAAAAAGAGAAAAGTTTGACAGTGTTTTTATTTGTAACATAAAACTATATGACATTGTTAGATCTCAGAAAAAATTAAATAAAAACCCTTTACAATATTTAAAAGAAAACCTATGCTATAAAACAAAAGATACAATAAATATTATTGCAACAAAAAACAGGCTTGCCTCCTATTTTTTCAATCAAAATTCACCAACAAAATCTGCAAAATATTATAAAGAGTCTTTAAAATTATGTTTAAAAATTAATAGAAGAGACTATGCTCAAAACGCTTATATTAATCTTGGTTTATTATACTCGATTAAAAAACCAGATTCTGCTAATCACTTCCTAAACAAAGCTTTAAACTCAACTTCTATAAACAATCCTGATAAATTAGTTAGTATATACATAAACCTTATCAACTTATATCAAAAACAAAAAAAATACCATAAGGCTATAAAAATGCTTAAAAAAGCAAAAGAATTAAACCTTTCTCAATACAATTTAAAGTATCAAAAAATAATATATAAAAAATTAGCTCACTGTTATCAACAGCTAGGTAATTACCCAAAAGCATACAATTACCAACAAGATTACATTTCATATAAAGATAGTTTAAATACAAAACAACAAAATATAGCCATTACAGAGCTTGACACAAAACACGAAGTAGTAGAAAAAGAAAAAGAAAATTTACAATTAAAACAAAATAACTTAATCAGTAAACAAAAAATAAGACAAAGTAAAAATTTATTTTATGGTACATTAGTATTCCTATTTTTAGTAGGAACTACAGGTTTTCTTTTTCTAAAAAACTCCAAAAAGAAACGTTTACTTGCAGAACAACAAAAAGAACTTGAAAAGCAAAAAAACTTAACCTTACTTAAAGAACAAGAAATCATGGCTATTAATGCTATGATTAAAGGGCAAGAAAAAGAACGCATACGAATTGCCGAAGATTTACATGATAACATTGGTAGTGTATTAGCTACTTTAAAACTGCATTTTGAAAACTTAAAACTGAATAGAGAAAAAAAACATTTTAATCAAGATGAGCTCTATGAGAAAACTGAAAATTTGATTGACGAAACTTACTTAAAAGTCCGCAGCATTGCCCATGCTAAAAATGCAGGGGTTATTGCGAATAAAGGTTTATTAGTAGCTATAAAAATTATGGCTGAGAAAATATCAGATGCTAATAAAATTGATATTCATGTTTTAGATTTTGGTTTAAATAAAAGGTTAGATAACAACTTAGAAATTACCATTTTTAGACTAATACAAGAGCTTATAACCAACATTATTAAGCACGCAAATGCTACTGAAGCAACTATTAATATTTCTTTATTCGATAAAAACTTAAATATTATTGTTGAAGATAATGGCAAAGGCTTTAACTATAATAAAACAACCTTAAAAGAAGGAATGGGAATTAATTCTATTCAAACCAGAATAAAATACTTGAATGGTACTTTTAATGTAGATTCTACTATAAGCAAAGGAACTTCTATAATTATGGATATTCCAGTGATATAA
- a CDS encoding response regulator transcription factor translates to MITIAMAEDHQMLIDGVQSFFEYDEDINIIGTVNNGEDLVKLVSLKQPKLVITDIRMPRMDGIQATKLIKTQFPHIKVLALTMFDQPEAIKQMLDAGASGYLLKNSGIKMLSKAIVTIANGDTFFDPNVAFNFMNDYINENVTIGKSEKIVLSNREKEILQLIANGSTSKEIAEALFIAKTTVDTHRKNMIRKLSLKGGNELVKYAIDKKYQF, encoded by the coding sequence ATGATAACTATTGCTATGGCCGAAGATCATCAAATGTTGATTGATGGTGTTCAATCTTTTTTTGAATACGATGAAGACATCAATATTATTGGAACAGTTAATAATGGTGAAGACTTAGTTAAACTTGTTAGTTTAAAGCAACCTAAATTGGTTATTACTGATATTCGCATGCCAAGAATGGACGGTATTCAGGCCACTAAGCTAATTAAAACTCAATTCCCGCATATTAAAGTACTCGCGTTAACTATGTTTGATCAACCTGAAGCAATAAAACAAATGTTAGATGCTGGAGCTTCTGGTTATTTACTTAAAAATTCAGGAATTAAAATGCTATCAAAAGCAATTGTTACTATAGCTAATGGTGATACTTTTTTTGACCCAAACGTCGCTTTTAATTTCATGAATGATTATATAAATGAAAACGTTACAATAGGTAAATCTGAAAAAATTGTATTATCAAATAGAGAAAAAGAAATACTACAATTAATTGCTAACGGTAGTACCTCTAAAGAGATAGCTGAAGCATTATTCATAGCAAAAACGACGGTAGATACTCATAGAAAAAATATGATTCGTAAACTTAGCTTAAAAGGGGGCAACGAATTGGTGAAATACGCTATTGATAAAAAGTATCAATTTTAA
- a CDS encoding helicase HerA-like domain-containing protein, with translation MSKTEEFFNYINEGYKSKGDFITLGAGMLGEETVTNALVNIPLKTLNRHGLIAGATGTGKTKTLQVLAENMSEKGIPVLLMDVKGDLSGLAQPSPGHAKIDERHEKIGIPFNATKFPIEILSISEQEGVRLRATVSEFGPVLLSRILDLTETQSGIVAIIFKYCDDSKLPLLDLKDFKKILQFVTNEGKEEIQEEYGRISTASTGAILRKIVEIEQQGGDLFFGEKSFEVDDLTRVDENGRGLISILRLTDIQDKPKLFSTFMMQLLAEVYETFPEQGDSDRPELVIFIDEAHLVFEEASKALLSQIESIVKLIRSKGIGLYFVTQNPKDVPEDVLAQLGMKIQHALRAFTAKDRKAIKLAAENYPDSAYYETKEVLTQLGIGEALVSVLNEKGIPSPLARTMLRAPMSRMDVLTDREIKQVLDNSRLIPKYNDIVDRESAYELLKEKIEKINKEKTTEARKKEEDKTKRRSSSTRSRSTRQNPIIKVLTSATFIRAVFGILKKVLK, from the coding sequence ATGAGTAAAACCGAAGAGTTTTTTAATTATATAAACGAAGGATATAAAAGTAAGGGAGATTTTATCACCTTGGGAGCGGGTATGTTAGGTGAAGAAACGGTAACTAATGCCTTGGTAAATATTCCTTTAAAAACATTGAATCGTCACGGATTAATTGCAGGAGCAACAGGTACAGGTAAAACGAAAACGTTACAAGTATTGGCTGAAAATATGTCTGAAAAAGGGATTCCTGTACTGTTAATGGATGTTAAGGGTGATTTAAGTGGATTAGCACAACCAAGCCCTGGGCATGCTAAAATTGATGAACGTCATGAAAAAATAGGTATTCCTTTTAATGCAACGAAGTTTCCGATAGAGATTTTATCAATATCTGAGCAAGAGGGAGTGCGTTTAAGAGCAACTGTATCAGAATTTGGACCAGTTTTATTATCTCGTATTTTAGATTTAACAGAAACACAGTCGGGAATTGTTGCAATTATTTTTAAATATTGTGATGATAGTAAATTACCTTTATTAGATTTAAAAGATTTTAAAAAAATTCTTCAATTTGTTACAAATGAAGGAAAAGAGGAAATTCAAGAAGAATACGGACGAATTTCTACAGCTAGTACAGGAGCTATTCTTAGAAAAATAGTAGAAATCGAGCAACAAGGAGGAGATTTGTTTTTTGGTGAAAAATCATTTGAAGTTGATGATTTAACACGTGTAGATGAAAACGGACGAGGATTAATATCTATTTTGCGATTAACAGATATTCAAGATAAACCAAAATTGTTTTCAACTTTTATGATGCAGTTATTGGCAGAAGTATATGAAACGTTTCCAGAACAAGGAGATAGTGACAGACCAGAGTTAGTTATTTTTATTGATGAAGCACATTTGGTTTTTGAAGAGGCTTCAAAAGCATTGTTAAGTCAAATAGAAAGTATTGTAAAGTTAATTAGGTCGAAAGGAATTGGATTGTATTTTGTAACTCAAAACCCTAAAGATGTACCGGAAGATGTATTAGCACAATTAGGAATGAAAATTCAACATGCATTGCGTGCTTTTACCGCTAAAGATAGAAAAGCGATTAAATTAGCAGCAGAGAATTACCCAGATTCAGCATATTACGAAACAAAGGAAGTTTTAACACAGTTAGGTATTGGTGAAGCTTTAGTTTCGGTATTAAATGAAAAAGGAATTCCTTCTCCATTAGCAAGAACTATGTTACGAGCACCAATGAGTAGAATGGATGTGCTTACTGATAGAGAAATTAAGCAGGTTTTAGACAATTCAAGATTAATACCTAAGTATAATGATATTGTAGATAGAGAAAGTGCTTACGAGCTATTAAAAGAGAAAATAGAAAAAATTAATAAAGAAAAAACTACTGAAGCTCGTAAAAAAGAAGAAGATAAAACAAAACGGAGATCGTCATCAACAAGAAGTAGAAGTACACGACAAAACCCGATAATAAAAGTACTAACAAGCGCAACTTTTATAAGAGCTGTTTTTGGAATTTTGAAAAAAGTATTAAAGTAA
- a CDS encoding 7-carboxy-7-deazaguanine synthase QueE, with protein sequence MLKKEVQELIKKGEMLPLMEEFYTIQGEGSHTGTAAYFIRIGGCDVGCHWCDVKESWDANLHPPTKTDLIVENAKKYAKTVVITGGEPLMWSLDYITKELQDKGMKTHIETSGAYKFSGIWDWFCLSPKKTKLPTKECYKEADELKMIIHNKNDFQFAEEQAEKVGKKCQLFLQPEWSKKEQMTPLIVDYVMKHPKWRVSLQTHKFLNIP encoded by the coding sequence ATGTTGAAAAAAGAAGTACAAGAGTTAATTAAAAAAGGTGAAATGCTTCCTTTAATGGAAGAGTTTTATACTATTCAAGGAGAGGGATCACATACAGGTACTGCTGCCTATTTTATTAGAATTGGTGGTTGTGATGTTGGTTGCCATTGGTGCGATGTGAAAGAAAGTTGGGATGCTAATTTACACCCACCTACAAAAACTGACCTAATTGTTGAAAATGCCAAGAAATATGCTAAAACAGTTGTTATTACTGGTGGAGAACCTTTAATGTGGAGTTTAGATTATATTACTAAAGAGCTTCAAGATAAAGGAATGAAAACACATATTGAAACTTCTGGTGCCTATAAGTTTTCTGGTATTTGGGATTGGTTTTGCTTATCACCTAAGAAAACTAAATTACCTACAAAAGAATGTTATAAAGAGGCTGATGAGTTAAAAATGATCATTCATAATAAGAATGATTTTCAATTTGCAGAAGAGCAAGCTGAAAAGGTTGGAAAAAAATGTCAACTCTTTTTACAACCTGAATGGAGTAAAAAAGAACAAATGACTCCGTTAATTGTAGATTATGTAATGAAACATCCGAAATGGCGCGTTTCTTTACAAACTCATAAATTTTTAAATATACCTTAA
- a CDS encoding DUF2911 domain-containing protein, whose amino-acid sequence MNKKLILIIIFLIPLSILSQVRRPKKSFFQNVEQRVGLTDVKLNYYRPSMRGRTIFGSLEKYGKIWRTGANKNTIITFSENVEIDGKELKAGSYALYTKPNIESWDIFFYTDIENWGVPKVWDNNKVALKITIPVFKLNRDIETLTINIDNIKESSANLGIMWERTYISIPIEFHFKEVLERITKKELRRNAIDFHIAAVNYHERGYDLEQAKRWMEQAISLKDKPHFWDYREYSIILSKLKKYKEAIIAAKKCIQLSKKVGDNGKNAINLSEKSIKEWQSKI is encoded by the coding sequence ATGAATAAAAAATTGATCCTTATTATTATATTTCTAATACCTTTAAGTATCCTATCGCAAGTAAGACGGCCTAAAAAGAGCTTTTTTCAGAATGTAGAACAGCGAGTTGGTCTTACTGATGTTAAATTAAATTATTACCGCCCTTCTATGAGAGGGAGAACTATATTTGGAAGTCTTGAAAAATATGGTAAAATATGGAGAACAGGAGCCAATAAAAATACTATTATAACTTTTAGTGAAAATGTAGAAATTGACGGAAAAGAATTAAAAGCAGGTTCTTATGCTTTGTATACTAAACCAAATATTGAATCTTGGGATATTTTTTTTTATACTGATATAGAAAATTGGGGAGTTCCTAAAGTATGGGACAATAATAAAGTTGCACTTAAAATAACGATACCTGTATTTAAATTAAATAGAGATATTGAAACGCTAACGATTAACATAGATAACATTAAAGAATCTTCAGCGAACCTCGGAATAATGTGGGAACGAACTTATATTTCAATTCCTATCGAATTTCATTTTAAAGAAGTGTTAGAAAGAATTACAAAAAAAGAATTAAGAAGAAATGCAATTGATTTTCATATTGCAGCAGTAAATTATCATGAAAGAGGTTATGATTTGGAGCAAGCTAAAAGATGGATGGAGCAAGCTATTTCGTTAAAAGATAAACCACATTTTTGGGACTATAGAGAATATTCAATTATTCTATCAAAATTAAAGAAATATAAAGAAGCAATTATAGCTGCAAAAAAGTGTATTCAATTATCTAAAAAAGTTGGTGATAACGGAAAGAATGCTATTAATTTAAGTGAAAAATCTATTAAAGAATGGCAAAGTAAAATATAG
- a CDS encoding acetyl-CoA carboxylase carboxyltransferase subunit alpha, with the protein MEYLDFELPIKELEDQLVKCFDIGKESEVDVTATCNKIEKKLEKAKKDIYKNLTAWQRVQLSRHPNRPYTLDYIKAICGDTFMELHGDRNVKDDKAMIGGLGKIGDQSFMFIGQQKGYNTKTRQYRNFGMANPEGYRKALRLMKMAEKFGIPVVTLVDTPGAYPGLEAEERGQGEAIARNILEMTRLKTPIITIIIGEGASGGAIGIGVGNRVYMMENTWYTVISPESCSSILWRSWEYKEQAAEALKLTGEDMKKMTLIDAIIEEPLGGAHRDRSGAFKVVKEQILAAFNELKDLNETELVTQRMEKYANMGVYKE; encoded by the coding sequence ATGGAATATTTAGATTTTGAATTACCAATAAAAGAGTTAGAAGACCAGTTGGTAAAATGTTTTGATATAGGAAAAGAAAGTGAGGTTGACGTTACTGCAACCTGTAATAAGATTGAGAAAAAGCTTGAAAAGGCTAAAAAAGACATATATAAAAACTTAACAGCTTGGCAGCGTGTACAATTATCACGTCACCCAAATCGTCCATATACATTAGATTATATTAAGGCTATTTGTGGTGATACTTTTATGGAGTTACATGGTGATCGTAATGTAAAAGATGATAAAGCAATGATTGGTGGTTTAGGTAAAATCGGAGATCAATCATTTATGTTTATTGGTCAACAAAAAGGGTATAACACCAAAACTCGTCAATATCGTAATTTCGGAATGGCTAACCCAGAAGGGTATCGTAAAGCTTTACGTTTAATGAAAATGGCTGAGAAATTCGGAATTCCTGTAGTTACATTGGTAGATACACCAGGTGCTTACCCAGGTTTAGAAGCTGAAGAACGTGGGCAAGGTGAAGCTATTGCTCGTAATATTCTTGAAATGACTCGTTTAAAAACACCTATCATAACAATTATCATTGGTGAAGGTGCTTCAGGTGGAGCAATAGGTATTGGTGTAGGAAATAGAGTATACATGATGGAAAACACTTGGTATACTGTAATTTCACCAGAATCATGTTCATCTATTTTATGGCGTAGTTGGGAGTACAAGGAACAAGCAGCTGAAGCCTTGAAGTTAACAGGTGAAGACATGAAGAAAATGACATTAATTGATGCTATTATCGAAGAACCCTTAGGAGGAGCTCATAGAGATAGAAGTGGTGCATTTAAGGTCGTAAAAGAACAAATACTAGCTGCATTTAATGAATTAAAAGATTTAAATGAAACAGAACTAGTTACCCAACGTATGGAGAAATATGCAAACATGGGGGTATATAAAGAATAA
- a CDS encoding DMT family transporter, with protein sequence MQGNKLKNYLHLHFIVFIWGFTAILGALISIDAVPLVWYRMSLAVVFIAIYFFISKKSFKVDKKGLLKFVFSGIIIAIHWVTFFKAIKVSNVSVALVTMSTGAFFASLIEPVFFKRKIKPIEILLGLLVIVGLYIIFNFQSEYTLGIIYALISAFLSALFAVLNGLFIKKYDANVISFYQLLFGALGITLYLLFTQKFSIQFFQISVNDWFYLIILSSICTAYAFIASVYVMKYLTPYTVMLTINLEPIYAIILALIVFGEKEQMSVEFYYGAFIVLLVVILNGILKNTSLIKNKFKKK encoded by the coding sequence ATGCAAGGAAATAAATTAAAAAATTATCTTCATTTACATTTCATTGTGTTTATTTGGGGGTTTACAGCAATACTCGGAGCACTAATTTCTATTGATGCTGTTCCTTTAGTATGGTACCGAATGTCATTAGCGGTAGTATTCATTGCTATTTATTTCTTTATTAGTAAAAAATCATTTAAAGTAGATAAAAAAGGACTCTTAAAATTTGTATTTTCAGGTATAATTATTGCAATACATTGGGTAACTTTTTTTAAAGCAATAAAAGTATCAAATGTTTCTGTTGCTTTAGTAACAATGAGTACAGGCGCTTTTTTTGCTTCACTTATTGAACCTGTTTTTTTTAAAAGAAAAATTAAACCAATTGAAATTTTATTAGGACTATTGGTAATAGTAGGACTTTATATTATTTTTAATTTTCAAAGTGAATATACGTTAGGAATTATTTATGCGTTAATATCAGCTTTTTTATCAGCATTATTTGCTGTTTTAAACGGTCTTTTTATAAAGAAATATGATGCTAATGTTATATCATTTTATCAATTATTATTTGGTGCACTAGGTATAACATTGTACTTATTATTTACGCAAAAATTTTCAATTCAATTTTTCCAAATATCAGTAAATGATTGGTTTTATTTAATCATATTAAGTAGTATTTGTACAGCATATGCTTTTATAGCTTCTGTGTATGTTATGAAATATCTAACACCATATACTGTAATGCTAACTATTAATTTAGAACCAATTTATGCTATTATTTTAGCACTAATAGTCTTTGGAGAGAAAGAACAAATGAGTGTCGAATTTTATTACGGTGCATTTATTGTTTTATTAGTCGTAATATTAAATGGTATTTTGAAAAATACAAGTTTAATCAAAAATAAATTTAAGAAAAAATAG
- a CDS encoding LptF/LptG family permease, translating to MKILDWYILKRYLVTFLFTLLILIPIAVAIDIAEKIDKFLREENLTLFEVVNDYYKNFIIYYANTFMPLALFIAVILFTSKLANNTEVVAINSSQISFTRFLYPYFIGATIVCVLALSMNHFFVPSSSKTRKAFEREYLKKKKYADKSIREFSLQLNDSTYMFLQTFNLKSNSGNYFSTEVYDGIQLKYQLTADNIRWNEKDSTFKLSTWKKRKIFKDRDSIFSGNSLDTTFAFTPKDFNYKNIMAQEMNSPELIEFIEISKKRGVKNLNVYLVELYKRTSLPIACYILTLIAVVLAHKKRRGGVGLNLALGISVMFIYVFFLKVAEVLGGVAGANALLNVWTPNIVFGGYAIYLYINARK from the coding sequence TTGAAAATACTAGATTGGTACATATTAAAACGATATTTGGTAACATTTTTATTTACCTTACTAATATTAATACCTATTGCGGTAGCTATTGATATTGCTGAGAAAATAGATAAATTTTTACGTGAAGAAAATTTAACTCTTTTTGAAGTAGTAAATGACTATTACAAGAATTTTATAATCTATTACGCAAATACATTTATGCCTTTGGCATTATTTATTGCAGTAATTTTATTTACATCAAAACTAGCAAATAACACTGAAGTTGTAGCTATTAACAGTTCTCAGATATCATTTACTCGCTTTTTATATCCATATTTCATTGGAGCTACGATTGTTTGTGTTTTGGCTTTATCAATGAATCACTTTTTTGTACCTTCTAGTAGTAAAACAAGAAAAGCTTTTGAGAGAGAATATTTAAAGAAGAAAAAATATGCAGACAAATCAATAAGAGAGTTTAGTTTACAACTAAATGATAGCACTTATATGTTTCTTCAAACATTTAATTTAAAAAGTAATTCAGGTAATTATTTTTCAACAGAAGTTTATGATGGAATTCAGTTAAAGTATCAACTAACGGCTGATAATATTAGATGGAACGAAAAAGACAGTACGTTTAAATTAAGTACATGGAAAAAAAGAAAAATATTTAAAGATCGAGATAGTATTTTTTCAGGGAATAGCTTAGATACTACTTTTGCTTTTACACCAAAAGATTTTAATTATAAAAATATTATGGCTCAAGAAATGAACTCTCCTGAATTAATAGAGTTTATTGAAATCTCAAAAAAAAGAGGGGTTAAAAACTTAAATGTTTATTTAGTTGAATTATATAAACGTACTAGCTTACCGATAGCTTGTTATATTTTAACTCTAATAGCTGTAGTTTTAGCTCATAAGAAAAGAAGAGGAGGAGTAGGTTTAAATTTAGCTCTTGGTATTTCAGTAATGTTTATTTATGTGTTTTTCTTAAAAGTAGCAGAAGTACTTGGTGGTGTAGCAGGTGCAAATGCACTATTAAATGTTTGGACACCTAATATTGTTTTTGGAGGGTACGCAATTTATTTATATATCAATGCAAGGAAATAA
- the tgt gene encoding tRNA guanosine(34) transglycosylase Tgt, protein MQFDLKTTDPKSKARAGVITTDHGTIETPIFMPVGTVGTVKGVHQSELKNEINPDVILGNTYHLYLRPKLETLEAAGGLHKFMNWDRNILTDSGGYQVYSLSGRRKINEEGVKFKSHIDGSTHFFTPENVMETQRTIGADIIMAFDECTPYPCDYNYAKRSMHMTHRWLKRCVNHLEKLPFKYGHEQTFFPIVQGSTYKDLRKQSAEYIASVGAQGNAIGGLSVGEPAEELYAMTEIVTAILPEDKPRYLMGVGTPINILENIALGIDMFDCVMPTRNARNGMLFTAYGSINIKNEKWKNDFSPIDDMAITYVDTMYSKAYLRHLFAAKEMLGKQIASIHNLGFYLWLTREARKHILAGDFVEWKDKMVKQMDNRL, encoded by the coding sequence ATGCAATTCGATCTAAAAACAACCGACCCAAAAAGTAAAGCCCGAGCAGGAGTTATAACGACTGATCACGGAACTATAGAAACTCCAATTTTTATGCCTGTAGGTACAGTAGGTACTGTAAAAGGTGTTCATCAATCTGAGTTGAAAAATGAGATAAATCCCGATGTAATTTTAGGAAATACCTACCATTTATATTTACGACCTAAATTAGAAACGTTAGAAGCGGCAGGTGGTTTACATAAGTTTATGAATTGGGATCGAAATATCCTGACAGATAGTGGAGGATATCAAGTTTATTCTTTATCAGGAAGAAGAAAAATTAATGAAGAAGGAGTAAAATTTAAAAGTCATATTGATGGATCTACACATTTCTTTACTCCAGAAAATGTAATGGAAACACAACGTACAATTGGTGCTGATATTATTATGGCATTTGATGAATGTACACCTTATCCTTGTGATTATAATTACGCAAAGCGCTCTATGCATATGACGCATAGATGGTTGAAACGATGTGTAAATCATTTAGAAAAATTACCTTTCAAGTACGGTCATGAACAAACGTTTTTTCCTATTGTACAAGGAAGTACTTATAAAGATTTAAGAAAACAATCAGCAGAATATATCGCTTCAGTCGGGGCGCAAGGAAATGCTATTGGTGGGCTTTCAGTAGGAGAGCCAGCTGAAGAATTATATGCTATGACAGAAATTGTTACAGCTATTTTACCAGAAGACAAGCCACGTTACTTAATGGGGGTTGGAACTCCAATTAATATTTTAGAAAATATAGCTTTAGGTATTGACATGTTTGATTGTGTAATGCCAACAAGAAATGCTCGTAATGGAATGTTATTTACAGCTTATGGATCTATCAATATTAAGAATGAAAAATGGAAAAATGATTTCTCTCCGATAGATGATATGGCAATTACGTATGTAGATACTATGTATTCAAAAGCATATTTACGTCACCTTTTTGCAGCAAAAGAAATGCTAGGAAAACAAATAGCTTCTATTCATAATTTAGGATTTTATTTATGGTTAACAAGAGAAGCTAGAAAACATATTTTGGCTGGTGATTTCGTAGAATGGAAAGACAAGATGGTTAAACAAATGGACAATCGTTTATAA
- the rluF gene encoding 23S rRNA pseudouridine(2604) synthase RluF codes for MENNNNKVSTNLNKFISSTGVCSRREAEKFIAAGRVTINKNIAQLGNRVFDGDKVRVDGRLLEAKPKILYIALNKPVGIVCTTDSKEKKNIVKFVGHPERLFPIGRLDKPSEGLIFLTNDGDIVNKILRAGNNHEKEYIVSVNKIITEEFIAKMSNGIPILGTITRKCKVKKINDFTFQIVLTQGLNRQIRRMCEYLDYEVTKLKRERIMNVTLGKLKVGDWRELTVDEMKEINEMISSSSKTEEASVTVEKKKKPKQTIKKEVKKPNDFNRKSASFRKNSPKSNKSTNQKFGRKRK; via the coding sequence ATGGAAAATAATAATAATAAAGTATCAACCAACCTTAATAAATTTATAAGCAGCACAGGAGTTTGTTCTCGAAGAGAAGCTGAAAAATTTATAGCAGCAGGTAGAGTTACAATAAATAAAAATATTGCTCAATTAGGTAACAGGGTTTTTGATGGAGATAAAGTAAGGGTCGATGGTCGTTTATTAGAAGCCAAACCTAAAATACTTTACATAGCTTTAAATAAACCAGTGGGTATTGTTTGTACAACAGATAGTAAGGAGAAAAAGAATATTGTAAAATTTGTAGGTCATCCTGAAAGATTGTTTCCAATAGGGAGGTTAGATAAACCATCAGAAGGATTAATTTTTCTTACGAACGATGGTGATATTGTAAACAAAATTTTACGAGCAGGAAACAACCACGAAAAAGAATATATTGTTTCGGTTAATAAAATAATTACTGAAGAGTTTATTGCTAAAATGAGTAATGGAATTCCTATTTTAGGGACTATAACTCGAAAGTGTAAGGTTAAAAAAATAAATGATTTTACTTTTCAAATTGTTTTAACACAAGGGTTAAACCGTCAAATACGTAGAATGTGTGAGTATTTAGATTATGAAGTAACTAAATTAAAACGCGAACGTATTATGAATGTAACTTTAGGTAAATTAAAAGTTGGTGATTGGAGAGAACTAACGGTTGATGAGATGAAAGAGATTAATGAAATGATTTCTAGTTCCTCTAAAACAGAAGAAGCTTCAGTTACGGTTGAAAAGAAGAAAAAACCAAAACAAACAATTAAAAAGGAAGTTAAAAAACCAAACGATTTTAATCGGAAGAGTGCTTCTTTTAGAAAAAATTCTCCAAAATCAAATAAAAGTACAAATCAAAAATTCGGACGTAAGCGTAAATAG